The following proteins are encoded in a genomic region of Pseudomonas marvdashtae:
- a CDS encoding M16 family metallopeptidase has protein sequence MRCLLLALLLFGSLPVAALDRFQVEGYTLPNGMQLLLKPGNDRGHVAIRLVVGVGLDDFKCADKELPHLLEHLLFSGVDDSGEGGLEERMQALGGEWNAFTSNADTTFVIEAPASNQRKVLDLLLALLTRTRIDDKALQAAKRVVEREDGGHYTHLQRWLDRQDIGHKASNQLAVELGLRCAERAEVEHLTLAKIEQVREAWYAPNNMTLIVVGDLDRLLPAYLERTYGELEPVEPSVHAPLPQIRYSAVTKRNLIRGLVGDGAKLHWLFPEPVLEQQHDETFDLLKDYLDWALYRQLRLANNLSYGPWAEREVLGGVGFMGLNADLSREDLPQAEQALEALRTTLLKDGLDPESFVRIKRAAIAHQSWAVQGNSALADYYWSALGDYEDGRFANPAARLQEVSLEQANQALRELLKDPGYLRIEKPLVSDDQLVWGLATLVALLLLLLAWRLRRRARRNLE, from the coding sequence ATGCGTTGCCTGTTACTCGCCCTGCTTTTGTTCGGTTCCCTACCCGTGGCTGCCCTGGACCGGTTCCAGGTCGAAGGCTACACATTGCCCAATGGCATGCAGCTGTTGCTCAAGCCCGGCAATGACCGTGGACACGTGGCGATTCGGCTGGTGGTCGGCGTGGGCCTCGATGATTTCAAGTGCGCCGACAAGGAGCTGCCGCATCTGCTTGAGCATTTGCTGTTCAGCGGTGTCGACGATAGCGGCGAAGGCGGCCTGGAAGAACGCATGCAGGCGTTGGGCGGCGAATGGAACGCCTTTACCAGCAATGCCGATACCACATTCGTTATCGAGGCGCCCGCGAGCAATCAACGCAAGGTCCTGGATTTGTTGCTGGCGCTGCTGACCCGCACCCGCATCGACGACAAGGCCCTGCAAGCGGCCAAACGAGTGGTTGAACGCGAAGACGGCGGGCATTACACCCATCTCCAACGCTGGCTTGATCGCCAGGACATCGGCCACAAGGCCAGCAATCAGTTGGCCGTGGAACTGGGCTTGCGCTGCGCGGAACGGGCCGAAGTCGAGCACCTCACCCTTGCGAAAATCGAGCAGGTGCGCGAGGCCTGGTATGCCCCCAACAACATGACGCTGATTGTCGTCGGCGACCTCGACCGTCTGCTCCCGGCCTATCTGGAGCGTACGTATGGCGAACTCGAACCGGTCGAGCCCAGCGTCCACGCACCGCTGCCGCAAATCCGCTACAGCGCGGTCACCAAACGCAACCTGATCCGCGGCCTGGTCGGCGATGGCGCCAAGCTTCACTGGTTGTTTCCAGAGCCGGTGCTGGAGCAGCAACACGACGAAACCTTCGACTTGCTCAAGGATTACCTGGACTGGGCGCTCTATCGTCAGCTGCGCCTGGCCAACAACCTGTCCTATGGCCCTTGGGCGGAACGGGAAGTGTTGGGTGGCGTCGGCTTCATGGGCCTGAACGCCGACCTGAGCCGCGAGGACCTGCCCCAGGCCGAGCAGGCGCTGGAAGCGCTGCGTACCACCTTGCTCAAGGACGGCCTGGACCCCGAGAGCTTCGTGCGGATCAAACGCGCGGCCATTGCCCATCAATCCTGGGCCGTTCAAGGCAACAGCGCACTGGCCGATTATTACTGGAGCGCCCTGGGCGACTACGAAGACGGCCGCTTCGCCAATCCAGCGGCCCGCTTGCAGGAGGTCAGCCTGGAACAAGCCAACCAGGCCCTGCGCGAGCTCCTCAAGGACCCGGGTTACTTGCGGATCGAGAAGCCGTTGGTCAGTGATGACCAACTGGTCTGGGGATTGGCCACCTTGGTGGCATTGTTACTGTTGCTGCTGGCCTGGCGACTGCGTCGCAGGGCGCGACGGAACCTGGAATGA
- a CDS encoding DUF5924 family protein — translation MPNLTHLIQRILELMKRYPGVIALGGFISGVGSFMLVDRQQGLATWIAIMMLVSWLWLMLENSLTRLFTKIFKREIPQPLLRYATQMIHQESLFFVLPFFFITTTWNSSQLLFTGLLAAAALVSIIDPLYYKWLAPRRWAFLALHTLTLFAALLTALPVILHLTTDQSFKLALGIAMLLSFPSLASIFPIRTVRNALAILCITLGIGAAGWVLRSWVPPATLWMTEVAISTQLEDRTPGASLKEVSAAQIRSNGLYAYTAINAPRGLDERIYHVWQFNGKEVDRIALDIHGGRKEGYRAWTHKQNFPGDPTGKWQVRVLTENGQLIGVLRFKVIP, via the coding sequence ATGCCAAACCTGACTCATTTAATCCAGCGCATCCTCGAATTGATGAAGCGCTACCCAGGGGTCATCGCGCTCGGCGGTTTCATTTCCGGGGTCGGCAGTTTCATGCTGGTGGACCGTCAGCAAGGCCTGGCGACCTGGATCGCCATCATGATGCTGGTGAGCTGGCTCTGGCTGATGCTGGAAAACAGCCTGACCCGGCTGTTCACCAAGATTTTCAAACGGGAGATCCCCCAGCCGCTGTTGCGTTACGCCACGCAGATGATTCACCAGGAAAGCCTGTTTTTCGTCCTGCCGTTTTTCTTCATCACCACCACTTGGAACAGTAGCCAACTGCTGTTTACCGGCCTGCTCGCCGCGGCGGCGCTGGTCTCGATCATCGATCCCCTGTACTACAAATGGCTCGCGCCCCGGCGCTGGGCCTTCCTGGCGCTGCATACGCTGACGCTGTTCGCCGCCCTGCTCACCGCGCTGCCGGTGATTCTGCACCTGACCACCGACCAGAGCTTCAAGCTGGCGCTGGGCATCGCCATGCTGTTGTCGTTCCCAAGCCTGGCCTCGATCTTTCCGATCCGCACCGTGCGCAACGCCCTGGCGATTCTGTGCATCACCTTGGGGATTGGCGCCGCCGGCTGGGTGCTGCGCTCCTGGGTGCCGCCTGCCACGCTGTGGATGACCGAAGTCGCGATCAGCACCCAGCTGGAAGACCGCACGCCGGGTGCCAGCCTGAAGGAAGTCAGCGCCGCCCAGATTCGCAGCAATGGCCTGTACGCCTACACCGCCATCAACGCGCCGCGGGGCCTTGATGAGCGGATTTACCACGTCTGGCAATTCAACGGCAAAGAGGTGGACCGTATCGCCCTGGATATTCATGGCGGGCGCAAGGAAGGCTATCGCGCCTGGACCCACAAGCAGAACTTCCCCGGCGACCCGACGGGCAAGTGGCAAGTGCGGGTGCTGACCGAGAATGGCCAGTTGATCGGCGTGTTGCGGTTCAAGGTGATTCCTTGA
- a CDS encoding nucleoside recognition domain-containing protein, with amino-acid sequence MLNGLWLGFFIVAAVSAMAQWLIGGNAGIFAAMVESIFAMAKLSVEVMVLLFGTLTLWLGFLRIAEKAGIVDWLAKALGPLFLRLMPEVPAGHPAIGLITLNFAANGLGLDNAATPIGLKAMRALQDLNPSPTIASNAQILFLVLNASSLTLLPVTIFMYRAQQGAPDPTLVFLPILLATSASTLVGLLSVAFMQRLRLWDPVVLAYLIPGALVLGGFMALLATLSATALAGLSSILGNLTLFGLIILFLVVGALRKVKVYEAFVEGAKEGFDVAKNLLPYLVAMLCAVGVLRASGALDFGLDGIRHLVEWAGWDTRFVDALPTAMVKPFSGSAARAMLIETMKTSGVDSFPALVAATIQGSTETTFYVLAVYFGAVGIQRARHAVGCALLAELAGVVAAIGVCYWFFG; translated from the coding sequence ATGCTCAATGGCCTGTGGCTTGGCTTCTTTATCGTGGCGGCCGTGTCGGCAATGGCGCAGTGGCTGATCGGCGGCAACGCCGGGATTTTCGCGGCCATGGTGGAAAGCATCTTCGCCATGGCCAAGCTCTCGGTCGAGGTCATGGTCTTGCTGTTTGGTACCTTGACGCTGTGGCTGGGCTTCCTGCGCATCGCGGAAAAAGCCGGCATCGTCGATTGGCTGGCCAAGGCCCTCGGCCCGCTGTTTTTACGTTTGATGCCGGAAGTCCCCGCTGGCCATCCGGCAATTGGCCTGATCACCCTTAATTTCGCTGCCAACGGCCTGGGACTGGACAACGCCGCCACCCCCATCGGCCTCAAGGCCATGCGCGCGCTGCAAGACCTCAACCCCAGCCCGACCATCGCCAGCAACGCGCAGATCCTGTTCCTGGTCCTCAACGCTTCGTCGCTGACACTGCTGCCGGTGACGATCTTCATGTACCGCGCCCAACAAGGCGCGCCGGACCCGACCTTGGTGTTCCTGCCGATCCTGCTCGCCACCAGCGCGTCGACGCTGGTGGGGCTGCTTTCGGTGGCCTTCATGCAGCGCCTGCGCCTGTGGGATCCGGTGGTGCTGGCTTATCTGATCCCGGGTGCGCTGGTGCTGGGCGGCTTCATGGCGTTGCTGGCGACGCTCTCGGCCACAGCGTTGGCGGGGCTGTCGTCGATCCTTGGCAACCTGACGCTGTTCGGCCTGATCATCCTGTTCCTGGTGGTGGGCGCGCTGCGCAAGGTCAAGGTGTATGAGGCGTTTGTCGAAGGCGCGAAGGAAGGGTTCGACGTTGCGAAGAACCTCCTGCCGTACCTGGTGGCGATGCTCTGTGCCGTCGGCGTGCTGCGTGCCTCGGGCGCGCTGGACTTCGGCTTGGACGGCATCCGGCATCTGGTGGAGTGGGCCGGCTGGGACACGCGCTTCGTCGATGCGCTGCCGACCGCCATGGTCAAGCCGTTTTCCGGCAGTGCCGCCCGGGCGATGCTGATCGAAACCATGAAGACGTCCGGGGTGGACAGCTTCCCGGCCCTGGTAGCGGCGACCATCCAGGGCAGTACCGAAACCACGTTCTATGTGCTGGCGGTCTATTTCGGCGCCGTGGGTATCCAGCGGGCGCGCCACGCCGTGGGCTGCGCGCTGCTCGCCGAACTCGCCGGTGTGGTGGCGGCGATCGGGGTTTGCTACTGGTTCTTTGGTTGA
- the gltP gene encoding glutamate/aspartate:proton symporter GltP — translation MKKAKLSLAWQILIGLVLGIAIGALLNHFSAEKAWWISNVLQPAGDIFIRLIKMIVIPIVISSLIVGIAGVGDAKKLGRIGFKTIVYFEVVTTIAIVVGLLLANFFQPGNGIDMSTLGTVDISKYQATAAEVQHEHAFVETILNLIPSNIFAAVARGEMLPIIFFSVLFGLGLSSLQSDLRDPLVRMFQGVSESMFKVTHMIMKYAPIGVFALIAVTVANFGFASLLPLAKLVILVYVAIAFFAFVVLGLIARLFGFSVIKLMRIFKDELVLAYSTASSETVLPRIIEKMEAYGAPKAICSFVVPTGYSFNLDGSTLYQSIAAIFIAQLYGIDLSLSQQLLLVLTLMVTSKGIAGVPGVSFVVLLATLGSVGIPLEGLAFIAGVDRVMDMARTALNVIGNALAVLVISRWEGMYDDAKGQRYWNSLPHWRSKESLPAGETSNR, via the coding sequence ATGAAGAAGGCAAAATTAAGCCTCGCCTGGCAGATCCTCATCGGTCTGGTACTCGGGATTGCAATCGGCGCGCTGCTCAACCACTTCAGTGCCGAGAAGGCCTGGTGGATCAGCAACGTGCTGCAACCGGCAGGCGATATCTTTATCCGTCTGATCAAGATGATCGTGATCCCCATCGTCATCTCCTCGCTGATTGTCGGCATTGCCGGGGTGGGAGACGCGAAGAAGCTGGGGCGGATCGGCTTCAAGACCATCGTTTATTTCGAAGTCGTCACCACGATCGCCATCGTCGTCGGCTTGCTCCTGGCGAATTTCTTCCAGCCGGGCAATGGCATCGATATGAGCACCCTGGGAACCGTGGATATTTCCAAGTACCAGGCCACCGCCGCCGAAGTCCAACATGAACATGCGTTCGTCGAGACCATTCTCAACCTGATTCCTTCCAACATTTTCGCGGCCGTCGCGCGTGGCGAAATGCTGCCGATCATTTTCTTCTCGGTTCTGTTCGGCCTCGGGTTGTCCAGCCTGCAATCGGATCTGCGCGACCCGCTGGTGAGGATGTTCCAGGGCGTATCGGAAAGCATGTTCAAGGTCACCCACATGATCATGAAATACGCCCCCATCGGCGTGTTTGCCCTGATCGCGGTGACCGTCGCCAACTTCGGTTTCGCCTCGCTGCTGCCGCTGGCGAAGCTGGTGATCCTGGTTTATGTCGCTATCGCATTCTTCGCCTTCGTGGTGCTCGGCCTGATCGCGCGCCTGTTCGGCTTCTCGGTGATCAAGCTGATGCGCATCTTCAAGGATGAGCTGGTGCTGGCCTACTCCACCGCCAGCTCCGAGACGGTGCTGCCGCGCATCATCGAGAAGATGGAAGCGTACGGTGCGCCAAAGGCCATTTGCAGCTTCGTGGTGCCTACCGGTTATTCCTTCAACCTTGACGGCTCGACGCTGTATCAAAGTATCGCGGCGATTTTCATCGCCCAGTTGTATGGCATCGACTTGTCCCTCAGCCAGCAACTGCTGCTGGTATTGACCCTGATGGTGACCTCCAAGGGCATCGCTGGCGTGCCGGGCGTATCGTTCGTGGTGCTGCTGGCGACCTTGGGCAGTGTTGGCATTCCGTTGGAGGGCCTGGCGTTCATCGCGGGTGTCGACCGCGTCATGGACATGGCACGCACGGCGCTGAACGTTATCGGCAACGCCTTGGCCGTGCTGGTCATTTCCCGTTGGGAAGGCATGTATGACGATGCCAAGGGCCAGCGCTACTGGAACTCCCTGCCGCACTGGCGCAGCAAAGAGTCGCTGCCGGCCGGTGAAACGTCCAACCGTTGA
- a CDS encoding inhibitor of vertebrate lysozyme family protein, with product MSVSFKGLAAALLLGGSAMAMAANDGQMRVNQLLQADPQYRETWQGVVKKEERLPEWVMNLTGASEQMNAVEEDGDQYLVGPLCETQDTCKSKRLIVAVSFDKDDAYAMLVEVPAGLPADKSPTRHADYRFLGNPDEGMQELLMEQLKKDPNWY from the coding sequence ATGAGCGTGTCATTCAAAGGACTGGCCGCCGCCCTGCTACTGGGCGGCAGCGCCATGGCAATGGCTGCCAATGATGGGCAGATGCGGGTCAATCAACTGCTTCAGGCAGACCCGCAGTACCGTGAGACCTGGCAGGGAGTGGTCAAGAAGGAAGAACGTCTGCCGGAGTGGGTCATGAACCTGACCGGTGCCTCCGAGCAAATGAATGCGGTCGAGGAGGATGGCGACCAATACCTGGTCGGGCCATTGTGCGAAACCCAGGATACCTGCAAGAGCAAGCGTCTGATCGTAGCCGTCAGTTTCGACAAGGACGATGCTTACGCCATGTTGGTCGAGGTGCCCGCGGGCCTCCCGGCCGACAAGTCGCCAACCCGTCATGCGGACTATCGCTTCCTCGGCAATCCCGATGAAGGTATGCAAGAACTGTTAATGGAACAGCTCAAGAAAGATCCAAACTGGTACTGA
- a CDS encoding DUF1328 domain-containing protein, whose protein sequence is MLSWAITFLIIAIIAAVLGFGGIAGTATGIAKILFVVFLVMFIASFFFGRRGRG, encoded by the coding sequence ATGTTGAGCTGGGCAATTACCTTCCTGATCATTGCCATCATCGCCGCAGTACTGGGCTTCGGTGGTATCGCGGGCACCGCCACGGGCATCGCCAAAATTCTCTTTGTCGTGTTCCTGGTCATGTTCATCGCCTCCTTCTTTTTTGGTCGTCGCGGCCGAGGCTGA
- the algB gene encoding sigma-54-dependent response regulator transcription factor AlgB: MESATEHQGRILLVDDESAILRTFRYCLEDEGYSVATANSAAQAEALLQRQVFDLCFLDLRLGEDNGLDVLGQMRIQAPWMRVVIVTAHSAVDTAVDAIQAGAADYLVKPCSPDQLRLATAKQLEVRQLSARLEALEGEVRKPKDGLDSHSPAMKVVLETARQVANTDANILILGESGTGKGELARAIHGWSKRAKKSCVTINCPSLTTELMESELFGHSRGAFTGASESTLGRVNQADGGTLFLDEIGDFPLALQPKLLRFIQDKEYERVGDPVTRRADVRILAATNLNLEDMVRDGRFREDLLYRLNVITLHLPPLRERTEDILTLADRFLARFVKEYARPARGFSDEAREALLGYRWPGNIRELRNVVERASIICPQEKVEISHLGMAEQPTNNAPRIGAALSLDELEKAHIGAVLATADTLDQAAKTLGIDASTLYRKRKQYNL, encoded by the coding sequence ATGGAATCCGCCACTGAGCATCAAGGCCGCATTCTGCTGGTAGACGATGAGTCCGCCATCCTGCGTACCTTCCGTTATTGCCTGGAAGACGAAGGCTACAGCGTCGCCACCGCCAACAGTGCCGCGCAGGCCGAAGCCCTGCTGCAACGCCAGGTGTTTGACCTGTGCTTCCTTGATTTACGCCTGGGTGAGGACAACGGCCTCGATGTATTGGGACAGATGCGTATCCAGGCTCCCTGGATGCGCGTCGTCATCGTCACCGCCCACTCGGCTGTGGACACCGCCGTCGATGCGATCCAGGCCGGGGCCGCCGATTATCTGGTCAAGCCTTGCAGCCCGGACCAATTGCGCTTGGCGACCGCCAAGCAACTGGAAGTACGCCAGCTGTCCGCCAGGCTCGAAGCATTGGAAGGCGAGGTGCGCAAGCCAAAGGACGGCCTCGATTCCCACAGTCCGGCGATGAAAGTGGTCCTCGAGACTGCCCGTCAGGTTGCCAATACCGACGCGAACATTCTGATCCTCGGCGAGTCCGGCACCGGCAAGGGCGAACTCGCACGGGCCATCCATGGCTGGAGCAAACGCGCGAAAAAATCCTGTGTCACCATCAACTGCCCGTCGTTGACCACCGAACTGATGGAAAGCGAATTGTTCGGTCACAGCCGCGGTGCGTTTACCGGAGCCAGCGAAAGCACGTTGGGTCGGGTCAACCAGGCCGATGGCGGCACGCTGTTTCTTGACGAAATCGGCGATTTTCCCCTGGCTTTACAGCCAAAGTTGTTGCGTTTCATCCAGGACAAAGAGTACGAGCGGGTCGGTGACCCCGTCACCCGTCGGGCCGATGTGCGCATTCTCGCGGCCACCAACCTGAATCTTGAGGACATGGTGCGTGATGGGCGCTTCAGGGAAGATCTGCTGTATCGCCTGAACGTCATTACCTTGCACCTGCCGCCGCTGCGCGAGCGGACCGAGGACATCCTGACCCTCGCCGACCGCTTCCTGGCGCGCTTCGTCAAGGAGTACGCGCGCCCTGCCAGAGGATTCAGCGATGAGGCTCGCGAGGCCCTGCTAGGCTATCGCTGGCCAGGCAATATTCGCGAGCTGCGCAACGTGGTCGAGCGCGCCAGCATCATCTGCCCGCAGGAAAAAGTCGAAATCAGTCATTTGGGCATGGCCGAGCAACCGACCAACAATGCGCCGCGCATTGGCGCCGCGCTGAGCCTGGACGAACTGGAAAAGGCCCACATTGGCGCAGTATTGGCCACCGCCGACACACTCGACCAGGCGGCCAAGACCCTGGGTATCGACGCCTCTACGCTGTACCGCAAACGCAAGCAATACAACCTGTGA
- a CDS encoding ATP-binding protein: MKLAMKLRTRLFLSISALITVALLGLLLGLVSVLQMANTQEQSVRDNFVLLDLGLKLRQTLGDQLMIMLEEKPDLAALEESKREYFELLDEGIAHERELDDPATSFTRAKADYVSFLEAFDASRQQPTQLTGIQDLTEKFNVLRGGLIEGYRHALNNIGETQDRARERALLISALLGLVGLAVLIIGFVTAHGIARRFGAPIEALAAAADDIGQGNFEVTLPVSSAAELNLLTRRFGIMAQALREHQATNVDELLAGQQRLQAVLDSIDDGLLMIDRQGRLEHLNPVAQRQLGWDEERLGQGLSEALGRVELDEELQLVLRGGTQERAPDDLSIEVDGESRVLTYSLTPVIHTQGQILGAVMVLHDVTEQRAFERVRSEFVLRASHELRTPVTGMHMAFGLLQERMHFAEDSREADLLNTVNEEMQRLMQLINDLLNFSRYQNGLQKLTLAPCSIEELLEAARMRFAAQAEAKGIELLVEIQGPLPRLHADAAQLERVLDNLIDNAMRHTNDDGQIRLQARRHGERVIISVEDNGEGIAYGQQGRIFEPFVQVGRKKGGAGLGLALCKEIVQLHGGRMGVYSRPGQGTQFYMALTV; this comes from the coding sequence ATGAAACTGGCGATGAAGCTCCGTACCCGGCTGTTTCTCAGTATTTCGGCGCTGATCACCGTGGCATTGCTGGGATTGTTGCTTGGCCTGGTCAGTGTGTTGCAGATGGCCAATACCCAGGAACAATCGGTACGCGACAACTTCGTCTTGCTGGACCTGGGCCTCAAGTTGCGCCAGACGTTGGGCGATCAACTGATGATCATGCTTGAGGAAAAGCCCGACCTGGCGGCGCTGGAAGAGTCCAAACGCGAGTATTTCGAGTTGTTGGACGAAGGTATCGCCCATGAGCGGGAACTGGATGACCCCGCAACCAGTTTCACCCGCGCCAAGGCTGACTACGTCAGTTTCCTCGAGGCCTTCGATGCCTCTCGCCAGCAACCGACCCAGTTGACCGGCATCCAGGACCTCACTGAAAAATTCAACGTATTGCGTGGAGGCCTGATCGAAGGGTACCGACATGCCCTGAATAACATCGGCGAAACCCAGGACCGCGCCCGCGAACGCGCGCTACTGATTTCCGCCCTGCTGGGGCTGGTGGGGTTGGCGGTGCTGATCATTGGCTTCGTGACTGCCCATGGCATCGCCCGACGTTTCGGCGCACCGATCGAAGCCTTGGCCGCTGCGGCCGATGACATCGGCCAAGGTAATTTCGAGGTGACTCTGCCGGTCTCGTCGGCGGCGGAACTGAATCTTCTGACACGCCGCTTCGGCATCATGGCCCAGGCGCTGCGCGAACATCAGGCGACCAATGTCGATGAATTGCTCGCCGGGCAGCAGCGCCTGCAAGCGGTGCTCGACAGCATTGACGACGGCTTGCTGATGATTGATCGCCAAGGCCGGCTGGAGCATTTGAACCCCGTGGCCCAACGTCAGCTGGGCTGGGACGAGGAGCGTCTGGGCCAAGGCCTGAGCGAGGCGCTTGGACGTGTGGAATTGGATGAAGAGCTGCAACTGGTGTTACGCGGAGGCACACAGGAACGCGCGCCCGATGACTTGAGCATTGAGGTGGATGGCGAGTCGCGAGTGCTGACCTACAGCCTGACACCGGTTATCCATACCCAGGGCCAAATCCTCGGGGCAGTGATGGTCTTGCATGACGTCACCGAGCAACGGGCCTTCGAACGCGTGCGCAGTGAGTTCGTCCTGCGGGCGTCCCATGAGCTGCGCACTCCGGTGACGGGCATGCACATGGCGTTCGGGTTGCTGCAGGAGCGCATGCATTTCGCCGAGGACTCCCGCGAGGCGGACCTGCTCAATACGGTCAATGAAGAAATGCAGCGGCTGATGCAGCTGATCAATGACCTGCTTAATTTCTCCCGTTACCAGAACGGCTTGCAAAAGCTCACCCTGGCGCCTTGCTCCATCGAGGAACTGTTGGAAGCGGCGAGGATGCGCTTTGCCGCACAGGCCGAGGCCAAGGGCATCGAGTTGCTTGTGGAAATCCAGGGTCCTTTGCCGCGCCTGCACGCCGATGCCGCGCAGTTGGAGCGGGTCTTGGACAACCTGATCGATAACGCCATGCGCCACACCAACGACGACGGCCAGATTCGTTTGCAGGCCCGACGCCATGGCGAGCGGGTGATCATCAGCGTTGAAGATAACGGCGAGGGGATTGCCTACGGCCAGCAAGGACGGATCTTCGAACCTTTCGTCCAGGTCGGACGCAAGAAGGGCGGTGCCGGCCTCGGCCTGGCGCTGTGCAAGGAGATCGTGCAGCTCCACGGTGGACGCATGGGCGTCTATTCCCGGCCAGGGCAGGGCACGCAGTTTTATATGGCCCTGACCGTCTGA
- a CDS encoding EAL domain-containing protein, which produces MTAARETLQSWLHRPILLAMIAAALSTGLLLAGSLFVVVQQIQQRESEQMNAQGERFLQRLEQLFGQLRESLDDLQAQPLRGCNDDMIATLQQVSFNYRFVYEAAYIDSNGVCSNRPRQSGLSWARPPDLRGPAYSYWLNTTTEPDENRAALMLGRGNFRVATSRGHLTDVVDLPPGSSLLVVLDQGERAIPVLGTQQRWPPTEPWPPKSQSALQVTQTRLIYRMSTDNPEYQLVLIAPRSSLQIPTNAWWLLPISLLLGLGIGFQVLLLARQRQSMDAELHGAIRRGEMQVLYQPIFDLHSRNCVGAEALLRWRRPDGTLTSPDLFIPMAEDTGQIRQITDFVLQRLFDQLGQLLRANPHLYISVNLAACDVMVPRIGEVIARLLALHRVSAHQIAFEVTERGLVDALVARDNLQSLRDVGHQVLIDDFGTGYCSLAYLQTLPVDCLKIDKAFIDALGHDAASSGVAPHIIRMAHALQLKVIAEGIEHEAQASYLSSEGVKFGQGWLFAHALSAVQLIELITRGRRRLGRRLDDEA; this is translated from the coding sequence ATGACGGCTGCCCGCGAGACTCTGCAAAGCTGGCTCCATCGCCCTATCTTACTGGCGATGATAGCGGCTGCCCTGAGTACGGGACTGTTGCTGGCGGGAAGCCTGTTTGTGGTAGTGCAGCAGATCCAGCAGCGTGAAAGCGAACAGATGAATGCCCAAGGCGAACGCTTCCTGCAACGCTTGGAACAGCTTTTCGGGCAACTGCGCGAAAGCCTCGACGACTTGCAGGCGCAACCCTTGCGCGGCTGCAACGATGACATGATCGCCACCCTGCAACAGGTGAGCTTCAACTATCGTTTTGTATACGAGGCGGCTTATATCGACAGCAACGGCGTATGCTCCAATCGCCCGCGCCAGAGCGGTTTGTCGTGGGCTCGCCCACCTGACTTGCGGGGTCCGGCCTACAGTTACTGGCTCAACACCACCACGGAGCCCGACGAAAATCGCGCGGCGTTGATGTTGGGGCGCGGCAATTTCCGAGTCGCGACGTCTCGCGGACACCTGACCGACGTTGTCGACCTGCCCCCGGGCAGCAGTCTGTTGGTGGTTCTTGATCAAGGTGAGCGAGCCATTCCGGTACTGGGTACCCAGCAGCGTTGGCCGCCGACGGAACCTTGGCCACCCAAAAGTCAAAGCGCCTTGCAAGTCACGCAGACCCGGCTGATTTACCGGATGTCGACCGACAATCCGGAATATCAACTGGTGTTGATAGCGCCGCGCAGCAGCCTGCAGATTCCGACTAATGCCTGGTGGTTGCTGCCCATCAGCCTGCTGCTGGGGCTGGGCATTGGCTTCCAGGTCCTGTTGCTGGCACGTCAGCGCCAATCCATGGACGCGGAACTGCACGGGGCCATCCGGCGCGGTGAAATGCAGGTGCTTTACCAACCGATTTTCGACCTGCACAGCCGCAACTGCGTAGGCGCCGAAGCCCTGCTGCGCTGGCGTCGACCAGACGGGACCCTCACCAGCCCAGACCTGTTCATACCGATGGCTGAAGACACCGGGCAGATCCGCCAGATAACCGATTTTGTCCTCCAGCGGCTATTCGACCAGTTGGGCCAGCTATTGCGGGCCAATCCCCACCTGTACATCTCGGTGAACCTGGCGGCATGTGACGTGATGGTGCCGCGCATCGGCGAAGTGATCGCCCGTTTGCTGGCGCTGCATCGCGTGTCGGCGCATCAGATTGCCTTTGAAGTGACCGAGCGCGGGCTGGTTGATGCACTGGTTGCCCGGGACAACTTGCAATCGCTGCGTGATGTAGGGCATCAGGTGCTGATCGATGATTTCGGCACGGGTTATTGCAGCCTGGCTTACCTGCAAACACTGCCAGTCGATTGCCTGAAGATCGACAAGGCGTTCATCGACGCCCTGGGTCATGATGCCGCCAGCAGTGGCGTGGCCCCGCACATCATTCGCATGGCCCATGCATTGCAGCTCAAGGTGATTGCCGAGGGCATCGAGCATGAGGCCCAGGCGTCATATTTGAGCAGCGAAGGCGTGAAGTTTGGTCAGGGTTGGTTGTTCGCCCATGCGCTCAGCGCGGTGCAACTGATCGAATTGATTACCCGCGGGCGGCGTCGGCTTGGACGACGCCTGGACGACGAAGCCTGA